One Gloeobacter morelensis MG652769 DNA window includes the following coding sequences:
- a CDS encoding LL-diaminopimelate aminotransferase, whose product MRLATRLEKLQSNVFSLMDEAKARARKAGLDVVDLSLGSSDLSPPAHALERIRESILDPTSHGYLLFQGTRSFREACAEWYERRYGLALDPETEILPLIGSQEGTAHIPLAVLDPGDVALLMDPGYPSHEGGVHLAGGQIYPLALRPETGYLPQLEQIPEEVLERSRLLVLSYPHNPTAATATLGYFERAVAFCRAHDIVLVHDFPYADFHLSGEQPPSILQADRRREVAIEFFSLSKSFHMGGFRIGFALGSRDLVAALRQVKASIDFNQYRGILDGAEAALRGPQDYVREAVSIFRSRRDRAVAALAEAGWQVPSPEATMYLWAALPECWQGSSVEFCIRLVEQTGVALAPGSGFGSSGEGYVRFALVRSEDVLERAIAQIAGFLQRS is encoded by the coding sequence ATGCGTTTGGCAACCCGGCTGGAGAAGCTCCAGTCCAACGTGTTTAGCTTGATGGACGAGGCCAAGGCCAGAGCCCGCAAAGCCGGCCTCGACGTGGTGGACCTCTCGCTCGGTTCGTCGGATCTCTCCCCCCCGGCCCATGCCCTGGAGCGCATCCGCGAGTCGATTCTCGATCCGACCTCCCACGGTTATTTGCTCTTTCAGGGCACCCGCTCCTTCCGCGAAGCTTGCGCCGAGTGGTACGAACGCCGCTACGGTCTGGCGCTCGACCCGGAGACCGAAATTCTGCCGCTCATCGGTTCACAGGAAGGCACCGCCCACATCCCGCTTGCGGTGCTCGATCCGGGTGATGTGGCGCTATTGATGGATCCGGGTTATCCGTCCCACGAGGGGGGAGTGCACCTGGCGGGCGGGCAAATCTATCCGCTGGCGCTCAGGCCCGAGACGGGCTATCTGCCGCAACTGGAGCAGATTCCCGAGGAAGTGCTCGAGCGTAGCCGCCTGCTGGTACTCAGCTATCCCCACAACCCCACCGCCGCCACGGCGACCCTTGGCTACTTCGAGCGGGCAGTCGCCTTTTGCCGCGCCCACGACATCGTCCTGGTCCACGATTTTCCCTACGCTGACTTTCACCTGTCCGGCGAGCAGCCGCCCTCGATTTTGCAGGCCGACCGCAGGCGGGAGGTGGCGATCGAATTTTTCAGCCTCTCCAAATCGTTTCACATGGGGGGTTTTCGCATCGGTTTTGCCCTCGGCAGCCGCGATTTGGTGGCCGCCCTGCGCCAGGTGAAGGCGAGCATCGACTTCAACCAGTACCGCGGCATCTTAGACGGAGCCGAAGCGGCCCTGCGCGGTCCCCAGGACTATGTGCGCGAGGCGGTAAGCATCTTTCGTTCCCGGCGCGACCGGGCGGTGGCGGCCCTGGCCGAAGCCGGCTGGCAGGTACCCTCCCCCGAGGCGACGATGTACCTGTGGGCGGCACTGCCCGAGTGCTGGCAGGGGTCGTCAGTGGAATTTTGCATCCGCCTGGTAGAGCAGACAGGCGTAGCCCTCGCCCCCGGCTCCGGGTTCGGTTCCTCCGGTGAAGGCTACGTGCGCTTCGCGCTGGTGCGCTCGGAGGACGTGCTCGAACGGGCGATTGCGCAGATTGCCGGGTTTTTGC
- a CDS encoding magnesium chelatase subunit H — protein MLAHLPTPSLARIVPQSLNGRTLLKLVYVVLEPQYQSAVAAGAELINQTNPVLAVEVKGYLIEDLREAERYAEFCADVAQADVFFASMIFIEDLANKIVAGVRPHIGKLKASVIFPCMPQVMRLSKVGSFSMANMGQSKSAIASFMRKRKENNKGGSFQEGMLKMVQTLPKILKYLPMEKAQDARNFMLSYQYWLGGSADNMANLLLMLSHHYFPNLRKLEFKPPIEYPDLGIWHPLAPKMFEDIREYLTWYNNRREVSEELRDPLAPTVGLILQRTHLVTGDDGHYVAMVEELESRGARIIPIFAGGLDCSKPVEKYFYNPINNQPLVDAVVSLTGFSLVGGPAKNDPEAAIAAMKKLNRPYMVSLPLVFQTTEQWENSDLGLHPVQVALQVALPELDGAIEPIILSGRDGATGKAMPMADRIELVAARALKWANLRKKPRLAKKVAITVFSFPPDKGNVGTAAYLDVFASIYNVMRLLGDNGYDVEGLPADPQALLMEVLHDVSAQIRSSDINVAAKLSVAEYEALTPFSDRLEANWGPAPGPFNNDGTNLVVYGKHYGNLFIGVQPSFGYEGDPMRLMFSKSCSPHHGFAAYYTYIEKVWGADAVLHFGTHGALEFMPGKQMGMSGNCYPDRLIGTLPNLYYYSVNNPSEATIAKRRSYASIISYLTPPAENAGLYKGLKELQELVASYKQLRESERGVTICETIAEKVRQVNLDKDVAIPALGSLDARDAFVGLIYRFLMEIEDRLVPCDLHVVGTPPTATEAIDTLVGVASFDRPEKDMEGLDRMLATARGWDIEALQRDAETGGIESLDRLRAIKTAAKAAVRSLVDAQTDAGGRVSRVSLLNFFNMGTTEPWVEALKGHGFVLDAKQLKPLFAFLEEVLERIVADNELGALVKALEGEFTLPGPGGDTVRNPIVLPTGRNIHALDPQSIPTAAAVKSAQIVVDRMLARHRAENNGAWPETIATVLWGTDNIKTYGEALAQILAMIGVLPAPDSIGRMNCIKIIPIEELGRPRIDVVVTCSGIFRDLFPNQMELIDMAVKTVAELDEPLNLNYVRKHALDQAAALGISPRKAATRVFSNASGSYAANVNFAVETGAWESEEQLHEMYLSRKSYAFGSELNNEQQREIYEAALKTVDTAFQNLDSNETSITDVDHYFDYLGAVTGVVEKMRGKRPSVYMADTTAAQARIRSIEEMVRLDSRTKMLNPKWYEGMLKHGFEGVREIQFRLTHTFGWSATAHAVDGWVYDETADIYMNDAQMAERLKKLNPHAYRKMVGVLLEANGRGYWQTTPEQLDRLQELYQDLEDDIEGVNLPPLQRPPLL, from the coding sequence ATGCTCGCCCATCTTCCCACGCCATCGCTCGCCCGCATTGTTCCTCAGAGCTTGAACGGTCGCACACTTCTGAAGCTTGTCTACGTGGTGCTTGAACCCCAATACCAGAGCGCGGTGGCGGCGGGAGCCGAGCTCATCAACCAGACCAACCCGGTGCTTGCGGTCGAAGTCAAAGGCTACCTCATCGAGGATCTGCGCGAAGCGGAGCGCTACGCCGAATTTTGCGCCGATGTTGCCCAGGCGGACGTTTTCTTTGCCTCGATGATCTTCATCGAGGATCTGGCCAACAAGATTGTGGCGGGGGTGCGCCCGCACATTGGCAAGCTCAAAGCCTCGGTGATCTTCCCGTGCATGCCGCAGGTGATGCGCCTCTCGAAGGTGGGTTCGTTTTCGATGGCCAACATGGGCCAGTCCAAGAGCGCCATCGCCTCCTTCATGCGCAAGCGCAAGGAGAATAACAAAGGCGGCAGCTTCCAGGAAGGCATGCTCAAGATGGTCCAGACGCTGCCCAAGATTCTCAAGTACCTGCCCATGGAGAAGGCCCAGGACGCCCGCAACTTCATGCTCAGCTACCAGTACTGGCTGGGGGGCTCCGCCGACAACATGGCCAACTTGCTGCTGATGCTCTCGCATCACTACTTTCCGAACCTGCGCAAGCTCGAATTCAAGCCGCCCATCGAGTATCCCGATCTGGGCATCTGGCACCCGCTCGCCCCCAAGATGTTCGAGGACATCCGCGAGTACCTGACCTGGTACAACAACCGCCGCGAGGTGAGCGAGGAGTTGCGCGATCCGCTGGCACCCACCGTCGGCCTGATTTTGCAGCGCACCCACCTGGTGACCGGCGACGACGGCCACTACGTGGCGATGGTCGAAGAACTCGAATCGCGCGGGGCGCGGATCATCCCGATTTTTGCCGGGGGGCTCGACTGCTCCAAGCCGGTCGAGAAGTACTTCTACAACCCCATCAACAACCAGCCGCTAGTGGACGCGGTCGTGTCGCTGACCGGTTTTTCGCTGGTGGGCGGTCCGGCCAAGAACGACCCGGAAGCGGCGATCGCCGCGATGAAAAAGCTCAACCGCCCCTACATGGTCTCGCTGCCCCTGGTCTTCCAGACCACCGAGCAATGGGAAAACTCCGATCTGGGTCTGCACCCGGTGCAAGTCGCCCTGCAGGTGGCCCTGCCGGAATTGGACGGGGCCATCGAGCCGATTATTCTTTCCGGCCGCGACGGGGCTACGGGTAAGGCGATGCCGATGGCCGACCGCATTGAACTGGTGGCGGCCCGCGCCCTCAAGTGGGCGAACCTGCGCAAGAAGCCCCGGTTGGCCAAAAAGGTAGCGATCACGGTCTTCTCCTTCCCGCCGGACAAGGGAAACGTCGGCACTGCCGCCTACCTGGACGTGTTCGCTTCGATCTACAACGTCATGCGCCTGTTGGGCGACAACGGCTACGACGTCGAGGGGCTGCCCGCCGACCCGCAGGCGCTGTTGATGGAAGTGCTCCACGACGTAAGCGCCCAGATTCGCTCCAGCGACATCAACGTCGCAGCCAAATTGAGTGTGGCCGAGTACGAAGCGCTCACCCCCTTTAGCGACCGGCTGGAGGCGAACTGGGGACCGGCGCCGGGGCCTTTTAACAACGACGGCACCAACCTGGTGGTCTACGGCAAGCACTACGGCAATTTGTTCATCGGCGTGCAGCCCTCGTTCGGCTACGAAGGCGACCCGATGCGCCTGATGTTCTCCAAGTCCTGCTCGCCCCACCACGGCTTTGCCGCCTACTACACCTATATCGAAAAAGTTTGGGGGGCGGACGCGGTGCTCCACTTCGGCACCCATGGGGCGCTGGAGTTTATGCCCGGCAAGCAGATGGGCATGTCCGGCAACTGCTACCCCGACCGGCTCATCGGCACGCTGCCCAATCTGTACTACTACTCGGTCAACAATCCGAGCGAAGCGACGATCGCCAAGCGCCGCTCCTACGCCTCGATCATCAGCTACCTCACCCCACCTGCCGAGAACGCCGGACTTTACAAGGGCCTCAAGGAACTGCAGGAACTGGTGGCCTCCTACAAGCAACTGCGCGAGAGCGAGCGCGGCGTGACCATCTGCGAGACCATCGCCGAGAAGGTGCGCCAAGTCAACCTCGATAAGGACGTGGCCATTCCCGCACTGGGCAGCCTGGACGCGCGCGACGCTTTTGTGGGCCTGATCTACCGCTTCTTGATGGAAATCGAAGACCGGCTGGTGCCCTGCGACCTGCACGTCGTAGGCACTCCCCCCACCGCCACCGAGGCTATCGATACGCTGGTGGGGGTAGCAAGCTTCGACCGCCCCGAAAAAGACATGGAAGGTCTCGACCGGATGCTCGCCACTGCCCGTGGCTGGGACATCGAAGCGCTCCAGCGCGACGCTGAGACCGGCGGGATCGAGTCGCTCGACCGGCTGCGGGCAATCAAGACCGCCGCCAAGGCCGCCGTGCGCTCGCTGGTGGACGCCCAGACCGACGCGGGCGGGCGCGTCTCGCGCGTGTCGCTACTCAATTTCTTCAACATGGGCACCACCGAACCGTGGGTGGAAGCCCTCAAGGGCCATGGCTTCGTACTCGATGCCAAACAGCTCAAGCCGCTGTTTGCCTTTCTTGAAGAAGTGCTGGAGCGCATTGTGGCCGACAACGAACTGGGCGCTCTGGTCAAGGCGCTCGAAGGCGAGTTCACCCTGCCAGGTCCCGGCGGCGACACCGTGCGCAACCCGATCGTGCTGCCCACCGGCCGCAACATCCATGCCCTCGACCCGCAGTCGATCCCGACGGCGGCGGCGGTCAAATCCGCCCAGATTGTCGTAGACCGCATGCTGGCCCGCCACCGCGCCGAGAATAACGGCGCCTGGCCCGAAACGATCGCGACGGTCCTCTGGGGCACCGACAACATCAAGACCTACGGCGAGGCCCTGGCGCAGATTCTGGCCATGATCGGCGTGCTGCCCGCCCCCGATTCGATTGGCCGCATGAACTGCATCAAGATAATCCCGATCGAAGAACTCGGTCGGCCCCGCATCGACGTGGTCGTCACCTGCTCAGGAATATTCCGCGATTTGTTCCCCAACCAGATGGAACTGATCGACATGGCGGTCAAAACGGTCGCTGAACTCGACGAGCCGCTCAATTTGAACTACGTGCGCAAGCACGCCCTCGATCAGGCGGCAGCGCTTGGCATTAGCCCCCGCAAGGCGGCCACCCGCGTCTTCTCCAACGCCTCGGGATCCTACGCCGCCAACGTCAACTTCGCGGTGGAGACCGGCGCCTGGGAGAGCGAAGAGCAGCTGCACGAGATGTACCTGAGCCGCAAGTCTTACGCCTTCGGCTCCGAATTGAACAACGAGCAGCAGCGCGAAATTTACGAAGCGGCCCTCAAGACGGTCGATACCGCCTTTCAGAACCTTGACTCTAACGAGACGAGCATCACCGACGTCGATCACTACTTCGACTACCTCGGGGCGGTGACCGGCGTGGTCGAGAAGATGCGCGGCAAGCGGCCCTCGGTCTACATGGCCGACACCACCGCCGCCCAGGCGCGTATCCGCAGCATCGAGGAGATGGTCCGCCTCGATTCGCGCACCAAGATGCTCAACCCCAAGTGGTACGAGGGCATGCTCAAGCACGGCTTCGAGGGTGTGCGCGAAATCCAGTTTCGCCTCACCCACACCTTCGGCTGGTCGGCCACCGCCCACGCCGTGGACGGC
- a CDS encoding fatty acid desaturase, which yields MVQRQSFEGTGRDLNRQRIAALEKQASLGDVIQTIPKECFRISPAKAWGGLIVNVLLVALGYAALALNPWWWLLPPLWIFTGTALTGFFVIAHDCGHRSFSTRRRINDIVGHLMLLPLLYPFHGWRIKHNQHHAFTNQIEMDNAWRPMSVAEYRALAPGVRAGYRFARGLGWWFASAVHQINLHFNPSLFKPKDRADIRLSAGVVIAFACVLFLALLWIGGPWAVIQFWLMPWLVYHFWMSTFTLVHHTHPDIPFYPASTWTPVTAQLFSTIHCAYPAWVEFLCHDINVHIPHHISTAIPSYSLRKAHAALKTHWADYMHETEFSWSLMRSITRDCHLRDETGYYLPCREVD from the coding sequence ATGGTACAGCGACAGAGCTTCGAGGGGACAGGCCGCGACCTGAACCGTCAACGGATTGCCGCCCTGGAAAAACAGGCTTCCCTCGGCGATGTCATCCAGACCATTCCCAAGGAATGTTTTCGGATCAGCCCGGCGAAAGCCTGGGGAGGGTTGATTGTCAATGTCCTGCTTGTCGCCCTGGGCTACGCGGCTCTTGCGCTCAACCCCTGGTGGTGGCTGTTGCCACCTCTGTGGATCTTCACCGGTACGGCGCTTACGGGCTTTTTTGTGATCGCCCACGACTGCGGCCACCGCAGCTTCTCGACGCGGCGGCGCATCAACGACATCGTCGGGCACTTGATGCTCTTGCCGTTGCTTTATCCGTTTCACGGCTGGCGGATCAAGCATAACCAGCACCACGCCTTCACCAACCAGATCGAAATGGACAACGCCTGGCGGCCGATGTCGGTAGCTGAGTACCGCGCCCTTGCGCCGGGGGTGCGCGCCGGCTACCGCTTCGCCCGCGGTCTGGGTTGGTGGTTCGCTTCGGCGGTCCACCAGATCAATTTGCACTTCAATCCGTCGCTATTCAAGCCTAAGGACAGAGCGGACATCCGGCTTTCGGCCGGGGTGGTGATTGCCTTTGCCTGCGTGTTGTTCCTGGCTCTGTTGTGGATAGGCGGTCCCTGGGCGGTGATCCAGTTCTGGTTGATGCCCTGGCTTGTCTATCACTTCTGGATGAGCACTTTTACACTCGTGCACCACACCCATCCGGACATTCCTTTTTATCCCGCCAGCACCTGGACGCCGGTGACCGCGCAGCTTTTTTCGACGATCCACTGTGCATACCCAGCCTGGGTCGAATTTCTCTGCCACGATATCAACGTCCACATCCCCCACCACATCTCGACGGCGATCCCAAGCTACAGCCTCAGAAAAGCGCACGCCGCCCTCAAGACCCACTGGGCGGACTACATGCACGAGACCGAGTTTTCCTGGTCGCTGATGCGTTCGATCACCCGCGACTGCCACCTGCGCGACGAAACGGGCTACTACCTGCCCTGCCGAGAAGTAGATTAA